A portion of the Microbacterium hominis genome contains these proteins:
- a CDS encoding LacI family DNA-binding transcriptional regulator, giving the protein MARARISDVATAAGVSPTTVSLVLNDVESRISEETRRRVREAAEAVGYAPSSVARGLRTRQTRTIGLISDQIATTPFAGRMLAGAQDAARENGRLVFLVDTGGDDVIEREAIAALSAQQVDAMIYACMWHRVVPAPEGLPAGTIFMDCRPEGGGFRSVVPDDREGGAAAVRELVAAGHRRIAYLDTSDTPIASGLRYEGYRAALAEAGLPFDPALHVSGDTSAQGGRAAADRLLELPEDRRPTGIFCFNDRMAIGVYTAAHHRGLEIPRDLSVVGYDDQQLVAAEQDPPLTTIALPHYAMGRWAMEVALGVRAEGDEDATHLMECPIVRRNSVGPPPAQVAKPSRRRA; this is encoded by the coding sequence ATGGCGCGAGCGCGCATCTCCGACGTCGCGACCGCGGCGGGAGTCTCGCCGACGACCGTCTCGCTCGTCCTGAACGACGTGGAATCGCGGATCTCGGAAGAGACGCGCCGCCGTGTGCGCGAGGCGGCCGAAGCCGTGGGCTATGCGCCCAGCTCCGTCGCCCGCGGCCTGCGCACTCGCCAGACCCGCACGATCGGGCTCATCTCCGACCAGATCGCCACCACGCCCTTCGCGGGCCGCATGCTCGCCGGCGCGCAGGACGCCGCACGGGAGAACGGCCGCCTCGTCTTCCTCGTCGACACCGGTGGCGACGACGTCATCGAGCGCGAGGCGATCGCCGCCCTGTCGGCGCAGCAGGTGGACGCGATGATCTACGCCTGCATGTGGCACCGGGTCGTGCCCGCGCCGGAGGGGCTCCCCGCGGGCACCATCTTCATGGACTGCCGACCCGAGGGCGGTGGATTCCGCAGCGTCGTGCCGGACGACCGCGAGGGCGGTGCGGCCGCGGTGCGCGAGCTGGTCGCAGCCGGGCACCGTCGCATCGCCTATCTCGACACCTCCGACACCCCGATCGCCTCCGGACTGCGCTACGAGGGCTACCGGGCAGCGCTGGCCGAGGCCGGCCTGCCGTTCGACCCGGCGCTGCACGTGAGCGGCGACACCTCCGCGCAGGGAGGCCGCGCGGCGGCCGATCGACTGCTCGAACTGCCGGAAGACCGTCGCCCGACCGGCATCTTCTGCTTCAACGACCGCATGGCCATCGGCGTCTACACCGCCGCTCACCACCGCGGACTCGAGATTCCCCGCGATCTGTCCGTCGTCGGCTACGACGACCAGCAGCTGGTCGCGGCGGAGCAGGATCCCCCGCTGACCACGATCGCCCTGCCCCACTACGCGATGGGGCGATGGGCGATGGAGGTCGCGCTCGGCGTCCGCGCGGAGGGGGATGAGGACGCCACGCACCTGATGGAGTGTCCCATCGTCAGACGGAACTCAGTGGGCCCGCCGCCGGCGCAAGTCGCCAAACCCAGCCGGCGACGGGCTTAA